One genomic segment of Sorex araneus isolate mSorAra2 chromosome X, mSorAra2.pri, whole genome shotgun sequence includes these proteins:
- the LOC101538292 gene encoding tubulin alpha-1D chain translates to MRECISVHVGQAGVQIGNACWELYCLEHGIQPDGQMPSDKTIGGGDDSFNTFFSETGAGKHVPRAVFVDLEPTVIDEVRTGTYRQLFHPEQLITGKEDAANNYARGHYTIGKELIDLVLDRIRKLADQCTGLQGFLIFHSFGGGTGSGFTSLLMERLSVDYGKKSKLEFSIYPAPQVSTAVVEPYNSILTTHTTLEHSDCAFMVDNEAIYDICRRNLDIERPTYTNLNRLIGQIVSSITASLRFDGALNVDLTEFQTNLVPYPRIHFPLATYAPVISAEKAYHEQLSVAEITNACFEPANQMVKCDPRHGKYMACCLLYRGDVVPKDVNAAIATIKTKRTIQFVDWCPTGFKVGINYQPPTVVPGGDLAKVQRAVCMLSNTTAIAEAWARLDHKFDLMYAKRAFVHWYVGEGMEEGEFSEAREDMAALEKDYEEVGMDSVEGEGDEEEGDEY, encoded by the exons ATG CGTGAATGCATCTCCGTGCACGTGGGGCAGGCCGGCGTGCAGATCGGCAATGCTTGCTGGGAGCTCTACTGCCTGGAGCACGGGATCCAGCCCGACGGGCAGATGCCCAGCGACAAGACCATCGGCGGAGGGGACGACTCCTTTAACACCTTCTTCAGCGAGACTGGGGCGGGGAAGCATGTGCCCCGGGCTGTGTTTGTGGATCTGGAACCCACGGTGATCG ATGAGGTTCGCACGGGCACGTACCGCCAGCTCTTCCACCCAGAGCAGCTGATCACCGGCAAGGAAGACGCCGCCAACAACTACGCCCGAGGGCACTATACCATCGGCAAGGAGCTCATCGACCTGGTGCTGGACCGGATTCGGAAGCTG GCTGACCAGTGCACGGGCCTCCAGGGCTTCCTGATCTTCCACAGCTTCGGAGGGGGCACCGGCTCCGGCTTCACCTCGCTGCTCATGGAGCGCCTCTCCGTCGACTACGGCAAGAAGTCCAAGCTGGAGTTCTCCATCTACCCGGCTCCCCAGGTGTCCACGGCCGTGGTGGAGCCCTACAACTCCATCCTGACCACACACACCACCCTGGAGCACTCGGACTGCGCCTTCATGGTGGACAACGAGGCCATCTACGACATCTGCCGGCGCAACCTGGACATCGAGCGGCCCACCTACACCAACCTCAACCGCCTCATCGGCCAGATCGTGTCCTCCATCACGGCCTCGCTGCGCTTCGACGGGGCCCTCAACGTGGACCTGACCGAGTTCCAGACCAACCTGGTGCCCTACCCGCGCATCCACTTCCCCCTGGCCACCTACGCGCCCGTCATCTCAGCCGAGAAGGCGTACCACGAGCAGCTGTCGGTGGCCGAGATCACCAACGCCTGCTTCGAGCCGGCCAACCAGATGGTGAAGTGCGACCCCCGCCACGGCAAGTACATGGCCTGCTGCCTGCTGTACCGGGGTGACGTGGTGCCCAAGGACGTCAACGCCGCCATCGCCACCATCAAGACCAAGCGCACCATCCAATTTGTGGACTGGTGCCCCACAGGCTTCAAAGTGGGCATCAACTACCAGCCCCCTACGGTGGTGCCCGGGGGGGACCTGGCCAAGGTGCAGCGTGCCGTGTGCATGCTGAGCAACACCACCGCCATCGCCGAGGCCTGGGCCCGCCTGGACCACAAGTTCGATCTGATGTATGCCAAGAGGGCGTTCGTGCATTGGTACGTGGGCGAGGGCATGGAGGAGGGCGAGTTCTCCGAGGCCCGGGAGGATATGGCCGCCCTGGAGAAGGATTACGAGGAGGTGGGCATGGATAgtgttgagggggagggggatgaggaggagggggaTGAATACTAG
- the STK16 gene encoding serine/threonine-protein kinase 16: MGHALCVCSRGTFVVDNKRYLFIQKLGEGGFSYVDLVEGLHDGHFYALKRILCHEQQDQEEAEREADMHRLFYHPNILHLVAYCVKERGPKQEAWLLLPFFKRGTLWNEIERLKDKGSFLTEEQILQLLLGICRGLEAIHAKGYAHRDLKPTNILLGEEGQPVLMDLGSMNQARIQVEGSRQALALQDWAAQRCTISYRAPELFTVQSHCVIDERTDVWSLGCVLYAMMYGEGPYDMVFQKGDSVALAVQNKLIIPQSPRYSAAMQQLLDSMMTVDSEQRPHIPVLLTQLEALQPPAPGQDTTHI, encoded by the exons ATGGGCCACGCGCTGTGTGTCTGCTCTCGGGGAACTTTCGTCGTGGACAACAAGCGCTACCTCTTCATCCagaagctgggggaggg CGGGTTCAGCTATGTGGACCTAGTGGAGGGCTTACATGATGGCCACTTCTACGCCCTGAAGCGGATCCTGTGTCACGAGCAGCAGGACCAGGAGGAAGCGGAGCGAGAAGCGGACATGCATCGCCTCTTCTATCACCCCAACATCCTTCACCTTGTGGCTTACTGTGTGAAGGAGCGGGGCCCAAAACAGGAGGCCTGGCTACTGCTCCCCTTCTTCAAG AGAGGGACGCTGTGGAACGAGATCGAAAGGCTGAAGGACAAAGGCAGCTTCTTGACGGAAGAGCAGATCCTCCAGCTGCTGCTTGGCATCTGCAGAGGCCTCGAGGCCATTCACGCCAAGGGTTATGCCCACAG AGACCTGAAGCCCACCAACATCTTGCTCGGGGAGGAGGGGCAGCCAGTGTTAATGGATTTGGGCTCCATGAATCAAGCTCGCATCCAAGTGGAGGGATCCCGCCAGGCTCTGGCCCTGCAG GACTGGGCAGCCCAGCGGTGCACCATCTCCTACCGGGCCCCCGAGCTCTTCACCGTGCAGAGCCACTGCGTCATCGATGAGCGGACTGATGTCTGG TCCTTAGGCTGCGTGCTCTACGCCATGATGTACGGCGAAGGGCCCTACGACATGGTGTTCCAGAAGGGGGACAGCGTGGCCCTGGCTGTCCAGAATAAGCTCATCATCCCACAGAGCCCCAG GTACTCGGCAGcgatgcagcagctgctggactCAATGATGACCGTGGACTCCGAGCAGCGCCCTCACATTCCCGTCCTCCTCACTCAGCTGgaggccctgcagcccccagcgccAGGCCAGGACACGACCCACATCTGA
- the TUBA4A gene encoding tubulin alpha-4A chain isoform X2: MRECISVHVGQAGVQMGNACWELYCLEHGIQPDGQMPSDKTIGGGDDSFTTFFCETGAGKHVPRAVFVDLEPTVIDEIRNGPYRQLFHPEQLITGKEDAANNYARGHYTIGKEIIDPVLDRIRKLADQCTGLQGFLVFHSFGGGTGSGFTSLLMERLSVDYGKKSKLEFSIYPAPQVSTAVVEPYNSILTTHTTLEHSDCAFMVDNEAIYDICRRNLDIERPTYTNLNRLISQIVSSITASLRFDGALNVDLTEFQTNLVPYPRIHFPLATYAPVISAEKAYHEQLSVAEITNACFEPANQMVKCDPRHGKYMACCLLYRGDVVPKDVNAAIAAIKTKRSIQFVDWCPTGFKVGINYQPPTVVPGGDLAKVQRAVCMLSNTTAIAEAWARLDHKFDLMYAKRAFVHWYVGEGMEEGEFSEAREDMAALEKDYEEVGIDSYEDEDEGEE, encoded by the exons ATG CGTGAATGCATCTCCGTGCACGTGGGGCAGGCAGGTGTCCAGATGGGCAATGCCTGCTGGGAGCTCTACTGCCTGGAGCATGGGATCCAGCCCGACGGGCAGATGCCCAGCGACAAAACCATCGGCGGAGGGGACGACTCTTTCACCACCTTCTTCTGCGAGACGGGGGCGGGGAAGCACGTGCCCCGGGCGGTGTTTGTGGATCTGGAACCCACGGTGATCG ATGAGATACGGAACGGCCCGTACCGCCAGCTCTTCCACCCCGAGCAGCTCATCACTGGCAAGGAGGACGCGGCTAACAACTATGCCCGCGGTCACTACACCATTGGCAAGGAGATCATCGACCCCGTCCTGGACCGGATCCGCAAGCTG GCTGACCAGTGCACGGGACTCCAGGGCTTCCTGGTCTTCCACAGCTTCGGAGGGGGCACCGGCTCCGGCTTCACCTCGCTGCTCATGGAGCGCCTCTCCGTCGACTACGGCAAGAAGTCCAAGCTGGAGTTCTCCATCTACCCGGCCCCCCAGGTGTCCACGGCCGTGGTGGAGCCCTACAACTCCATCCTGACCACGCACACCACCCTGGAGCACTCGGACTGCGCCTTCATGGTGGACAACGAGGCCATCTACGACATCTGCCGGCGCAACCTGGACATTGAGCGGCCCACCTACACCAACCTCAACCGCCTCATCAGTCAGATCGTGTCCTCCATCACGGCCTCGCTGCGCTTCGACGGGGCCCTCAACGTGGACCTGACCGAGTTCCAGACCAACCTGGTGCCCTACCCGCGCATCCACTTCCCCCTGGCCACCTACGCGCCCGTCATCTCGGCCGAGAAGGCGTACCACGAGCAGCTGTCGGTGGCCGAGATCACCAATGCCTGCTTCGAGCCGGCCAACCAGATGGTGAAGTGCGACCCCCGCCACGGCAAGTACATGGCCTGCTGCCTGCTGTACCGGGGTGACGTGGTGCCCAAGGACGTCAACGCCGCCATCGCCGCCATCAAGACCAAGCGCAGTATTCAGTTCGTGGACTGGTGCCCCACGGGCTTCAAAGTGGGCATCAACTACCAGCCCCCTACGGTGGTGCCCGGGGGGGACCTGGCCAAGGTGCAGCGTGCCGTGTGCATGCTGAGCAACACCACCGCCATCGCCGAGGCCTGGGCCCGCCTGGACCACAAGTTCGACCTGATGTATGCCAAGAGGGCGTTCGTGCACTGGTACGTGGGCGAGGGCATGGAGGAGGGCGAGTTCTCCGAGGCCCGGGAGGATATGGCCGCCCTGGAGAAGGATTACGAGGAGGTGGGCATCGACTCCTACGAGGATGAGGACGAGGGAGAAGAGTAG
- the TUBA4A gene encoding tubulin alpha-4A chain isoform X1: MGPRNPIPALSGDAGTRRNLSGRRMEGRGVGARSPGRSERECISVHVGQAGVQMGNACWELYCLEHGIQPDGQMPSDKTIGGGDDSFTTFFCETGAGKHVPRAVFVDLEPTVIDEIRNGPYRQLFHPEQLITGKEDAANNYARGHYTIGKEIIDPVLDRIRKLADQCTGLQGFLVFHSFGGGTGSGFTSLLMERLSVDYGKKSKLEFSIYPAPQVSTAVVEPYNSILTTHTTLEHSDCAFMVDNEAIYDICRRNLDIERPTYTNLNRLISQIVSSITASLRFDGALNVDLTEFQTNLVPYPRIHFPLATYAPVISAEKAYHEQLSVAEITNACFEPANQMVKCDPRHGKYMACCLLYRGDVVPKDVNAAIAAIKTKRSIQFVDWCPTGFKVGINYQPPTVVPGGDLAKVQRAVCMLSNTTAIAEAWARLDHKFDLMYAKRAFVHWYVGEGMEEGEFSEAREDMAALEKDYEEVGIDSYEDEDEGEE; encoded by the exons ATGGGGCCCCGAAATCCAATCCCCGCTCTATCCGGGGATGCTGGGACACGAAGGAATCTCTCCGGGAGGCGAATGGAGGGCCGGGGTGTAGGCGCGCGCTCCCCTGGCCGGAGTGAG CGTGAATGCATCTCCGTGCACGTGGGGCAGGCAGGTGTCCAGATGGGCAATGCCTGCTGGGAGCTCTACTGCCTGGAGCATGGGATCCAGCCCGACGGGCAGATGCCCAGCGACAAAACCATCGGCGGAGGGGACGACTCTTTCACCACCTTCTTCTGCGAGACGGGGGCGGGGAAGCACGTGCCCCGGGCGGTGTTTGTGGATCTGGAACCCACGGTGATCG ATGAGATACGGAACGGCCCGTACCGCCAGCTCTTCCACCCCGAGCAGCTCATCACTGGCAAGGAGGACGCGGCTAACAACTATGCCCGCGGTCACTACACCATTGGCAAGGAGATCATCGACCCCGTCCTGGACCGGATCCGCAAGCTG GCTGACCAGTGCACGGGACTCCAGGGCTTCCTGGTCTTCCACAGCTTCGGAGGGGGCACCGGCTCCGGCTTCACCTCGCTGCTCATGGAGCGCCTCTCCGTCGACTACGGCAAGAAGTCCAAGCTGGAGTTCTCCATCTACCCGGCCCCCCAGGTGTCCACGGCCGTGGTGGAGCCCTACAACTCCATCCTGACCACGCACACCACCCTGGAGCACTCGGACTGCGCCTTCATGGTGGACAACGAGGCCATCTACGACATCTGCCGGCGCAACCTGGACATTGAGCGGCCCACCTACACCAACCTCAACCGCCTCATCAGTCAGATCGTGTCCTCCATCACGGCCTCGCTGCGCTTCGACGGGGCCCTCAACGTGGACCTGACCGAGTTCCAGACCAACCTGGTGCCCTACCCGCGCATCCACTTCCCCCTGGCCACCTACGCGCCCGTCATCTCGGCCGAGAAGGCGTACCACGAGCAGCTGTCGGTGGCCGAGATCACCAATGCCTGCTTCGAGCCGGCCAACCAGATGGTGAAGTGCGACCCCCGCCACGGCAAGTACATGGCCTGCTGCCTGCTGTACCGGGGTGACGTGGTGCCCAAGGACGTCAACGCCGCCATCGCCGCCATCAAGACCAAGCGCAGTATTCAGTTCGTGGACTGGTGCCCCACGGGCTTCAAAGTGGGCATCAACTACCAGCCCCCTACGGTGGTGCCCGGGGGGGACCTGGCCAAGGTGCAGCGTGCCGTGTGCATGCTGAGCAACACCACCGCCATCGCCGAGGCCTGGGCCCGCCTGGACCACAAGTTCGACCTGATGTATGCCAAGAGGGCGTTCGTGCACTGGTACGTGGGCGAGGGCATGGAGGAGGGCGAGTTCTCCGAGGCCCGGGAGGATATGGCCGCCCTGGAGAAGGATTACGAGGAGGTGGGCATCGACTCCTACGAGGATGAGGACGAGGGAGAAGAGTAG